ATTCATTGCcattcccattagtggaaacatcctctccacatccactctatccaatgctaaattaaactaatctcctctgcctactaatgatccatatcccatgcataaccatgtatctgtctaaaagcctcttatcgtatctgcctccaccaccacccctggcagcatgtcccatgcccccactaccctctgtgtaaaaacacttgccccgcacatctcctttacactttgcccctctcaccttaaagccgtgCATTCTGGTCGTTGCCATTTCCACCCAGTGAATTTTTTCTCCTTTTTTACTTAGCACAATTATATTTCTGCTTATGCTAGTATGATGGTGATAAATCACTTGGGTCCATTTTAAGCTTAGAAATCCTTCCCTGCATTTCATGTTCAGAACGGTACAGTTTTTCCCACTGAGTGTTAAACAGTGTTTGATAAAAATGTAGCTTCATATTTTCCCTGTACGCTGCATGGTTTTATTTATTAAACCTCGATTTGAATGTgcaacacatgtatatatatataaatataaatatatatatatactagaccaagtgcagacccgttgggtctactcccccaatgcagccgttccctacccgtagcccgcactggagacgtggtcctccaactaaaGATTCGATCACTCAGCAGtgcagctgtttttaaatggtATCTTTGAGgagagaggcgggcgccagcagccattGTGGTCGCtgaccagcaggaggcgacaaaatgagtgagtggggggaggggggggaagaaggattttattaaaaatgtgtacagaaacacgacgaaatttaatgaggagtggatacttggaatgaaaagtgaaatctctaccaacATGGAAAACATCTGGtcgtttgtgggtctggtgttggcgtagcaacaaatcaaaggctggcacccacaagtcaggcagaaacacagccagccagcagctaCAGAGTttttaataatagatagatagatagatagatagatagatagatagatagatagatagatagatagatagatagatagatagatagatagatagatagatagatagatatgatagatagatatgatctaggtgtaaatgtagatgggttagtGAGTAAATTTGCTGACTACATCACAATTGGCTGGAATGTACCGGAGGTGGAAGCAGATTAAATAAAGATGTTttagagacttttagataagcaAATGGGagtgcagggaaaggagggggtaTATGGAGATGAgagcagtttaacttggcatcatgttcgccacagaccttgtggggcaaagggcctgtatctgtacagtTCTAAGTTAACCAGTCTCTCGCTTCTAACCCACGTAGGAAGGGCTGTGTCTGTGTCTACATCTCCTCTCCCAATGTTCAGGCATCTATCAGCTCTCCCGCAGAGGCAGCGATTGATATGGACAATCCTCTCCTGCATTTAGGTCTCTCAATGACACCACCTCCACACAAGACCTAGCTCCGAGCGGGCCGGTACATGTGGCACGACCACTAGACAGACACCCGCTCCCACCTGAGTGAAGACCTCCATCCCCCGGGCCACACTGTACCTGTGGAGCGGCCAGAACTCCGCTGGACATCCAGGCTGCGGCCAGCATGGCTCGGTTCCTGCGGGCTGCCAGGCCGATAGAGAGCGGGCGGACGACGGCACAGTAGCGGTCTAGGCTGATAACGAGAGTGACGAGGGCGCAGGAGTACATGGCGAAGAGTTTGAGGAACATGAGGAGTCTACAAGCGGCGGCTCCGGCCGCCCACTGCACCGTGTAGTTCCAGCAGGCATCCATGGGCATGACCAACGCGGTGACCAGCAGGTCGGCACCGCACAGGTTCACCAGTAATGTGCGGATATGTGAGCGGCGAGCCCGCAGCGCGCCCAGTAACACGTACACATTGAGAGACGAGGAGATGCCGGCCATGGCCAGGGTGAGCAGCACTCTGATGGCCGACGCCGTGGAGAAGCTGGGTAGCAACAGCTGTGAACGGCTGCAGTTGGTGGAGCTGCCGTTACAGATGGACAGAGCCGGCAGCATCCCGAGCACAGCCGGCCTGGGGCagagacccgacccgacccgcactgACAGGAGAATCAACTCAGACCACAGCCGAGAAAGGCGTCAAACGACACACGGACCCGCACTCAGGGGGGCGAGACCGCTGGAGATCGGGTTTAATTGAAGCTCCAATGTCCAGAGTAACTATTTCTCCGCCCATTCATCCCTGTAGACCCCACCCCCCATGTGACACCACCCGGGCTGAAACATTCCCACAGAGCCGACACAGttcccaccaacttctacagatgcatcatagaaagctttttatcgggatgcatcacagcaacagcaacaaactgcagtgaattgtggacgcagcccagaccatcacacaaaccaacctcccttccatggactccatctacacctcacgctgcgttttctccgaatgctccagtttctccccacactccaaagtcgtaaaggcttgttggttaattgacttcagtaaagattgtaaattgccccaagtgtgtgtaggatagtgttagtgtacgggatcattggtcggcgcggacacgatgggctgaagggcctgtttccatgctgtatttctaaactaaactaaacttcatcagtctgaagcagggtcttgactcgaaacgtcgcccattccttctctccaaaaatgctgcctgtccctctgagttactccagcattttgtgtgtaaaactaaacttcacactgcctcggcaaggccagcagcaaaattaaggaccagtctcgcgcagtcactccctcttctcccctctcccatcggacaagaggtacagaagtttgaaaatataCACACTTTCGAGTACCAGGgaatggtggaaacagatactaGAGCAATATTTAGGAGGTATTTAGGTTAACTCATGAACCACAGGGACCAGAGAGATTATAAACTgtcactccaggtttttgtgtctaccttccggtTAAACAAGCATATGCAGTttttagggtacacaaaaatgctggagaaactcagcgggtgcagcagcatctatggagcgaaggaaataggcaacgtttcgggccgaaacccttcttcagactgatgggggtggcggggagaaggaaggaaaaaggaggaggaggagcccgagggctgagggatgggaggagacagcccgagggctgaagaaggggaggagacagcaagggctaacaaaattgggagaattcaatgttcatgcccgcaggatgcagactccccaagcagaatataaggtgctgttcctccaatttctggtgttg
This portion of the Leucoraja erinacea ecotype New England chromosome 3, Leri_hhj_1, whole genome shotgun sequence genome encodes:
- the LOC129694394 gene encoding gonadotropin-releasing hormone II receptor-like: MLPALSICNGSSTNCSRSQLLLPSFSTASAIRVLLTLAMAGISSSLNVYVLLGALRARRSHIRTLLVNLCGADLLVTALVMPMDACWNYTVQWAAGAAACRLLMFLKLFAMYSCALVTLVISLDRYCAVVRPLSIGLAARRNRAMLAAAWMSSGVLAAPQLVLFRTVSISVPAPFTQCVTHGSFPQPWHETLYFLFTFLWLFLLPLIIMVFCYASIFITITRKTILNGKCRYLLAPY